One stretch of Streptomyces sp. A2-16 DNA includes these proteins:
- a CDS encoding sigma-70 family RNA polymerase sigma factor yields MMSSSPETSTRTTGAHRAQRQERDRGAARTLAQRPPARYEPYLDGLFTYCMSVLCDHDSATAALGDVLALAERRGGPDAAGDRRPWLYALARWACLRKLAEAKQKRQATHAAGRHGAAQKPAELPVAEDVLEARRRELALLAWPEAAGTTPEQREALELAVRHHLAAHEVAAVLGMDLAGARELLASAACEVERTRAALAVVETGDCPGVARLTGDNQFVLSSALRRELVRHVDDCPRCRRGAERAIPGRWPGAMITPAELPVLEAPRAALHMALAHPPRARGAAVPRFDRRGFPMDPKDRAARRDRLRSRAVTTTVVATVVAAPVLALWAAYRGGPGEGADGHPASASEAHGPDSLDGETASGGYQNAGNASVKPGPRFTKDGRPDVSVEVVSVAGAGGKGAGHLDVAADNNGDTTLVTLTATGDAPVRWSATTGASWLYLSQSSGTLKPGESLTVKVYVDHLREPSGPWSARVAISPAGAVVTIQGYGTAPAPSGPGTPGKPTTPPTAPGPSPTTSAPTPSDPPSSPPTPDPTPTDPTPSTPPTQTPSPTATEDPSPSSS; encoded by the coding sequence ATGATGAGCAGCAGTCCGGAGACCTCGACCCGCACCACCGGCGCGCACCGGGCGCAACGGCAGGAGCGCGACCGCGGTGCGGCGCGCACGCTGGCACAGCGGCCGCCCGCGCGCTACGAGCCGTACCTGGACGGCCTGTTCACCTACTGCATGTCCGTGCTGTGCGACCACGACTCGGCGACCGCCGCCCTCGGCGACGTCCTCGCGCTCGCCGAGCGGCGCGGCGGCCCGGACGCGGCCGGTGACCGCAGGCCCTGGCTGTACGCGCTGGCCCGCTGGGCCTGTCTGCGCAAGCTGGCCGAGGCCAAGCAGAAACGTCAGGCCACACACGCGGCGGGACGCCACGGAGCCGCCCAGAAGCCGGCCGAACTCCCGGTCGCCGAGGACGTCCTGGAGGCGCGGCGCCGCGAACTCGCCCTGCTCGCCTGGCCGGAGGCGGCCGGCACCACCCCGGAGCAGCGCGAGGCGCTCGAACTCGCCGTGCGCCATCACCTCGCCGCCCACGAGGTCGCCGCCGTCCTCGGCATGGACCTCGCCGGCGCCCGGGAACTGCTCGCCTCCGCCGCCTGCGAGGTCGAGCGCACACGCGCGGCCCTCGCCGTCGTCGAGACCGGCGACTGTCCGGGTGTGGCGCGACTCACCGGCGACAACCAGTTCGTGCTGAGTTCCGCGTTGCGCCGCGAACTCGTCCGCCATGTCGACGACTGCCCGCGCTGCCGCCGCGGTGCCGAGCGGGCGATTCCGGGTCGCTGGCCCGGAGCCATGATCACGCCGGCCGAGCTGCCCGTGCTCGAAGCTCCGCGTGCGGCCCTGCACATGGCGCTGGCGCACCCGCCACGCGCGCGTGGCGCCGCCGTGCCCCGCTTCGACCGGCGCGGCTTCCCGATGGATCCCAAGGACCGGGCCGCCCGTCGTGACCGCCTCCGCTCGCGTGCCGTCACCACGACCGTCGTCGCCACCGTCGTCGCCGCCCCCGTGCTCGCCCTGTGGGCCGCCTACCGGGGCGGCCCCGGCGAGGGGGCCGACGGCCACCCCGCGAGCGCCAGCGAGGCGCACGGCCCCGACAGCCTGGACGGCGAGACCGCGAGCGGCGGCTACCAGAACGCCGGCAACGCGTCCGTCAAACCCGGCCCCCGCTTCACCAAGGACGGCCGGCCCGACGTCTCCGTGGAGGTCGTCAGCGTGGCAGGGGCCGGCGGGAAGGGCGCCGGGCACCTGGACGTGGCCGCCGACAACAACGGCGACACCACCCTGGTCACCCTCACCGCGACCGGCGACGCCCCGGTCCGCTGGTCCGCCACCACGGGGGCCTCCTGGCTCTACCTGAGCCAGTCCTCGGGAACCCTGAAGCCCGGCGAGTCGCTGACGGTCAAGGTGTACGTCGACCACCTGCGCGAGCCGTCCGGTCCCTGGAGCGCGCGCGTGGCGATCTCACCGGCGGGCGCCGTCGTCACCATCCAGGGCTACGGCACGGCCCCCGCACCGTCCGGCCCCGGCACCCCCGGCAAGCCGACGACACCTCCGACCGCGCCGGGCCCCAGCCCCACGACCTCGGCGCCCACCCCCAGCGACCCACCGTCCTCACCACCCACCCCCGACCCGACCCCGACCGACCCCACGCCGTCCACTCCACCGACCCAGACACCGTCACCGACGGCAACCGAGGACCCGAGCCCGTCCTCGTCGTAG